The following are encoded in a window of Rubellicoccus peritrichatus genomic DNA:
- a CDS encoding succinylglutamate desuccinylase/aspartoacylase family protein, translating into MSGDIGVWGAKEIAPGERKRLRLEIGKSFSGSNVTLPLMIWRAPEPGPVVGITAAVHGDEINGTGAIRGLVQEPPFTLKRGALILVPVINIMGFERHSRYMPDRRDLNRSFPGTRGGSLTSRLARLVFDEVIGRCDYLIDLHTAAVRRTNFPNVRTDCSNEACKRLAQAFGSEVIVNGTGPDGSLRREAVKAGCPTIVLEAGEVWKVEPAVQDLTVRGVSNVLAELEMTDQPHAAPPHQVVVEETRWVRSETDGFLHFHVTPGGSVSKGQAIATSTSLLGKENEVIYSPHDGIVMGMTTMPAVGPGDPVVHIAIPSTRRQHKHIEKSIDDLEEGTIENDLRSHLATNITVTYLEEDG; encoded by the coding sequence ATGAGTGGTGATATTGGAGTTTGGGGGGCTAAAGAAATCGCTCCAGGTGAGCGGAAACGCTTGCGTCTTGAGATTGGAAAGAGTTTTTCTGGTTCAAATGTGACACTGCCTTTGATGATATGGAGAGCGCCTGAGCCAGGGCCGGTTGTGGGAATTACAGCAGCCGTTCATGGGGATGAGATCAATGGAACGGGTGCGATCCGAGGTCTGGTTCAGGAGCCACCATTCACGCTTAAGCGGGGCGCCTTGATCCTTGTGCCTGTAATCAATATCATGGGCTTTGAGCGCCATAGTCGTTACATGCCGGACCGACGTGACCTGAATAGATCTTTTCCTGGCACTCGAGGAGGTAGCCTGACTTCGCGTCTTGCAAGACTGGTTTTCGACGAAGTCATTGGGCGCTGTGACTACCTTATTGACTTGCATACTGCTGCCGTAAGACGAACGAATTTTCCCAATGTCAGAACTGATTGTAGTAATGAAGCGTGCAAGCGTCTTGCGCAGGCATTTGGGAGTGAAGTGATTGTCAATGGAACGGGACCGGATGGTTCTCTGAGGAGAGAAGCTGTGAAGGCAGGATGTCCAACCATCGTTCTTGAAGCTGGCGAAGTCTGGAAAGTGGAGCCCGCAGTGCAGGATTTGACTGTAAGGGGAGTTTCGAATGTTTTGGCAGAACTTGAGATGACGGATCAGCCGCACGCGGCGCCACCACATCAAGTCGTTGTTGAGGAAACACGTTGGGTGCGCTCTGAGACAGACGGTTTCCTGCACTTTCATGTGACTCCCGGAGGCAGTGTTTCCAAAGGTCAGGCGATTGCCACCAGTACCAGTTTGTTGGGCAAAGAGAACGAGGTGATTTACAGTCCGCATGATGGTATCGTGATGGGGATGACCACAATGCCTGCGGTTGGACCAGGTGATCCTGTTGTTCATATTGCTATCCCCAGTACGAGGCGGCAGCATAAGCATATTGAAAAGAGTATTGATGATCTGGAGGAGGGGACAATTGAGAATGATTTGCGTTCACATTTGGCAACAAATATCACGGTGACTTATCTTGAAGAGGATGGATAA
- a CDS encoding SUMF1/EgtB/PvdO family nonheme iron enzyme: MFIRSKTIQATSLILKVLLLKAILAVSSAQAYVVMDSVVVGDIGNLDDNTGHGAVDYEYHIGAHEVTNAQYAEFLNAVASTDTFNLWYSGMQSNGIDRSGTSGSYTYSATTGASNKPVAYVGFWSAARFANWMTNGQLSGSQDDTTTESGMYDLNSELNPNSPSITRQIDFSSGGSGVAIASLDEWYKAAYYNGADGTYYNYPTQSDTAPNASAPNDTDSNSANFDNAVGSVTDVGSYSLAQSYYGAFDMAGNLWEWNEGIYGPTERGIRGGSTGNASHALISSNDSKFEANGDYVESYIGFRITSDESLMVVPEPATISLVCGLSALGFVMWRRRRA, from the coding sequence ATGTTCATTCGTAGCAAAACCATTCAAGCGACGAGCTTGATCCTGAAAGTATTACTGTTGAAGGCTATTCTGGCTGTCTCATCTGCACAGGCATATGTCGTTATGGATAGTGTTGTTGTGGGTGATATTGGCAATTTAGATGATAATACTGGCCATGGGGCGGTCGATTACGAATACCATATTGGTGCTCATGAAGTGACCAATGCACAGTATGCTGAATTCCTTAATGCTGTGGCGTCTACGGATACATTCAATTTGTGGTACTCGGGTATGCAGAGTAACGGAATCGATCGTAGTGGTACGAGTGGATCATACACTTATTCAGCGACGACTGGAGCTTCTAATAAACCTGTGGCTTATGTAGGATTTTGGTCTGCAGCCCGCTTTGCCAACTGGATGACAAATGGCCAGTTAAGTGGTTCGCAAGATGATACGACAACTGAGAGTGGTATGTATGACTTAAATAGTGAGCTGAATCCGAATAGCCCATCTATCACTCGTCAGATTGATTTTTCCAGTGGAGGAAGCGGAGTGGCCATTGCTAGTTTAGATGAGTGGTATAAAGCGGCCTACTATAATGGCGCAGACGGCACCTATTACAACTATCCGACCCAGAGCGACACTGCACCGAATGCCAGTGCGCCAAACGACACTGATTCAAACAGCGCTAACTTCGATAATGCGGTGGGTTCCGTAACCGACGTTGGAAGCTATTCGCTCGCGCAGAGTTACTACGGGGCTTTCGATATGGCAGGAAATTTATGGGAATGGAATGAAGGAATTTATGGACCGACCGAACGAGGAATTCGAGGCGGTTCCACGGGAAATGCATCACATGCGCTTATCTCTTCGAATGATAGTAAGTTTGAGGCAAATGGAGATTATGTTGAATCATACATAGGCTTCCGCATTACAAGTGATGAAAGCCTGATGGTAGTTCCAGAGCCTGCGACCATATCCCTGGTCTGCGGTCTATCGGCACTTGGATTTGTTATGTGGCGCCGTCGCAGGGCTTAG
- a CDS encoding glutamate decarboxylase: MHSVKNNAEDNHDLHFAYADRQMDMTVPKYEIPDSGVDARVAYRIIHDEMQLDGNPALNLASFVTTWMEPEANLLLQETANKNIVDQDEYPQTEVIHQRVISMMGRMFNAPVDKDPVGTCTIGSSEAIMLGLLAHKWTWKERREKEGKSTATPNVIFSADVHTCWEKFARYFDVEMRVVPLKEDQFYMTADQVEEYIDENTIAVGCVVGTTFTGQLDDVKGVNELLLKIKADKGWDIPIHVDGASGGFVAPFVYPEVEWDFRLEQVRSINTSNHKFGLVYPGVGTVVFRDRSDLPEHLVFNITYLGGSMPNYSLNFSRASSMVLLQYYNFLRLGKEGYRKIMQNIMDNAQYLEGKLIESGHFELLNESKYLPTVTVRLKDRSLPNKIVYLLSDLLRQYGWIVPAYPLPPKADTVHVLRMVVKENFSRDMAEKFAEDLETCWKQLGEEEKEFKNMEANQGGKGLIC; encoded by the coding sequence ATGCACTCTGTCAAAAACAACGCCGAAGATAATCACGACCTCCACTTTGCATACGCTGACCGCCAGATGGATATGACGGTGCCGAAGTATGAAATCCCCGATAGTGGTGTCGATGCCCGGGTCGCATACCGTATCATTCACGACGAAATGCAACTGGATGGAAACCCGGCGCTCAATCTTGCTTCCTTCGTGACGACGTGGATGGAACCTGAGGCGAATCTATTGCTGCAGGAGACAGCGAATAAGAATATTGTCGATCAGGATGAATATCCGCAGACCGAAGTGATTCACCAGCGGGTTATCAGCATGATGGGCCGGATGTTTAACGCACCGGTTGACAAGGATCCGGTCGGCACTTGCACGATTGGTTCGTCTGAAGCCATCATGCTTGGCCTGCTTGCGCACAAGTGGACCTGGAAGGAGCGTCGCGAAAAAGAAGGCAAGTCCACCGCGACACCCAATGTTATTTTTTCTGCAGACGTGCATACATGCTGGGAAAAATTTGCCCGCTACTTTGACGTCGAAATGCGTGTCGTTCCGCTCAAGGAAGATCAGTTCTACATGACAGCAGATCAGGTGGAAGAATACATCGATGAAAACACCATCGCGGTTGGTTGCGTTGTTGGAACGACTTTCACCGGACAGCTCGATGATGTGAAAGGCGTGAATGAGCTTCTCCTGAAAATCAAAGCTGATAAAGGTTGGGATATTCCGATTCATGTTGATGGTGCCAGTGGCGGTTTTGTCGCTCCATTTGTTTATCCTGAAGTGGAATGGGATTTCCGCCTGGAGCAGGTTCGCAGTATCAATACATCGAACCACAAGTTTGGCCTCGTGTATCCTGGTGTGGGTACAGTTGTTTTTCGTGATCGCAGTGACCTTCCCGAACATCTGGTTTTCAATATCACCTATCTTGGTGGTTCGATGCCGAATTATTCGCTGAACTTCTCACGCGCCTCCAGCATGGTTCTGCTCCAGTATTATAACTTCCTCCGCCTCGGCAAGGAAGGCTACCGGAAGATCATGCAGAACATCATGGATAATGCTCAATACCTCGAAGGGAAGCTGATCGAATCAGGCCACTTTGAGCTGTTGAACGAGTCCAAGTATCTGCCGACGGTTACGGTCCGCCTCAAAGACCGCTCCCTGCCCAACAAGATCGTTTACCTGCTGAGCGACTTGCTGCGTCAATACGGTTGGATTGTTCCAGCCTATCCATTGCCTCCCAAAGCGGACACCGTTCATGTCCTCCGCATGGTGGTGAAGGAGAACTTCTCCCGCGATATGGCCGAGAAGTTTGCCGAAGACCTGGAAACCTGCTGGAAGCAACTTGGCGAGGAAGAAAAGGAATTCAAGAACATGGAAGCCAATCAAGGGGGCAAGGGACTTATCTGCTAG
- a CDS encoding multidrug efflux RND transporter permease subunit has product MFSHFFIRRPVFAAVISIVTVIIGLFALITLPVDRYPDIAPPTITVTASYPGADSQTVADTVATPIEQSVNGVEDMIYMSSISANDGSMSLTVTFETGTDVDMANVLTQNRVSKSTSSLPQEVQRLGVTVDKKSTSANVYVAFYSPDGSYNDLFVSNYLDLQIKDEIARVPGVGNVQTFGAGKYSMRVWLDPQVMKARGVTVTEVTNAIQEQNVQVAAGTVGVPPAPPNQAFQYTVNVDGRLVDAEQFGDIIIRTADGNGGGVLRIRDIGRVELGAESYLTSSRFNGKPSAIMAAYQIPGANAIEVTDGIIAKLEELSKSFPEGLDYKVVYDNTLIIKSSIKEVVKTLFEALILVILTVFIFLQNFRATIIPAITIPVSLTGTFAAMAVVGFSINQLTLFGMVLVIGIVVDDAIMVVENCSRHIEEGKSPKDAAFKAMSEVSGPVIATTLVLLAVFVPAAFLSGITGILFKQFAVTISIATIFSSINALTLSPALCSILLRKQPEKVNFFFRGFNFGMDKMVKGYSGTVKLALRKCVIGLVLFLGLVFLSGWGFVQLPTGFVPQEDEGYCIVAIQLPDGAALDRTRDIADQVGEIVGQTPGVANYIAVSGFSLLDGAAASNTAFAIAVFEPWDDRGPEEHQSAIIQNLNRQFYAIQKAQSFAFPVPSLPGVGLSGGFTMMIQDRGGVGLQTLQEVSQQYISDGNSQSALTGMYTTFRANVPQLFLDIDREQVKNRNLSLDSIWDALQVYLGSSYVNDFTLFNRVFKVYAQAEQEFRAEPKDIRALNIQAPNGEMVPLGGLLDIDEIVGPQTITRYNLYPSVKIMGNATPGHSSGDAMEVLANMADRTLPTTMGYDWTDLSYQQASASGSTTIIFALAIVLVYLVMAAQYESWSLPISVVLAVPTALAGAVAANMIRGYDNNVYTQIGIVLLIGLSTKSAIMIVEFAKVQRESGMSPFDAALSAAKLRFRPVLMTALSFILGVLPLLIATGAGGESQRAIGTSVFGGMIVATVVSVIIVPMLYFIVQTLTEKVTGKKVPINKEAKG; this is encoded by the coding sequence ATGTTCAGTCACTTTTTCATCCGCCGCCCAGTTTTCGCCGCAGTCATTTCGATTGTCACGGTCATCATTGGACTTTTCGCCCTGATCACCCTGCCAGTCGACCGCTATCCGGATATCGCACCGCCAACCATCACGGTGACTGCTTCCTACCCCGGTGCGGATTCACAAACCGTGGCTGACACAGTAGCGACTCCAATCGAACAGAGCGTCAACGGGGTGGAAGACATGATCTACATGTCGAGCATCTCGGCCAACGACGGATCCATGTCGCTGACGGTGACTTTTGAAACCGGCACGGATGTGGATATGGCGAATGTTCTGACCCAAAACCGCGTCAGCAAGTCAACCTCTTCGCTGCCACAGGAAGTGCAACGCCTCGGCGTAACGGTTGATAAGAAGTCGACCAGTGCCAATGTTTACGTCGCATTTTATTCTCCGGATGGCAGCTACAACGACCTTTTCGTATCCAACTATCTCGACCTTCAAATCAAAGACGAGATAGCGCGTGTTCCGGGCGTTGGTAATGTCCAGACTTTCGGCGCAGGTAAATACAGTATGCGCGTCTGGCTTGACCCACAGGTGATGAAAGCCCGCGGAGTCACTGTGACCGAAGTCACCAATGCGATCCAGGAGCAAAACGTGCAAGTGGCCGCAGGAACTGTGGGTGTTCCCCCTGCCCCGCCCAATCAAGCTTTTCAATACACGGTCAACGTTGATGGCCGGTTGGTCGATGCCGAACAGTTCGGCGACATCATTATCCGCACGGCAGATGGCAATGGCGGAGGTGTTTTGAGAATTCGGGACATTGGTCGCGTCGAACTCGGAGCAGAATCTTACCTGACCAGCTCACGCTTCAATGGAAAACCCTCTGCCATCATGGCCGCCTACCAGATCCCGGGAGCCAATGCGATTGAGGTCACCGATGGCATCATTGCCAAGCTGGAAGAACTTTCCAAGAGCTTTCCCGAAGGACTGGACTACAAAGTCGTTTACGACAACACCCTGATCATCAAAAGCTCTATCAAGGAGGTTGTTAAAACCCTGTTCGAAGCACTGATCCTTGTCATCCTGACCGTCTTTATCTTCCTCCAGAATTTCCGTGCAACGATCATCCCGGCGATCACCATTCCGGTCTCGCTGACAGGGACTTTCGCGGCCATGGCGGTCGTCGGATTTTCCATCAACCAGCTGACACTGTTTGGGATGGTGCTGGTCATCGGTATTGTGGTGGACGATGCCATCATGGTGGTGGAGAACTGCTCACGCCATATTGAGGAGGGTAAATCGCCGAAGGACGCAGCCTTTAAAGCGATGAGCGAGGTCAGCGGGCCAGTCATTGCCACAACGCTGGTCCTGCTGGCGGTGTTTGTCCCGGCGGCTTTCCTCAGCGGCATCACCGGCATTCTTTTCAAGCAGTTCGCCGTTACGATTTCCATCGCCACAATTTTCAGCTCGATCAACGCCCTGACGCTCAGCCCTGCTCTTTGCAGCATCCTGCTCCGCAAGCAGCCTGAAAAAGTAAACTTCTTCTTCCGCGGTTTTAACTTCGGCATGGACAAGATGGTCAAGGGCTACAGCGGCACGGTGAAACTGGCCCTCCGCAAATGCGTCATCGGCCTGGTTCTTTTCCTCGGGCTCGTTTTTCTGTCCGGCTGGGGATTTGTTCAATTGCCAACCGGCTTCGTTCCACAGGAAGACGAAGGCTACTGCATTGTCGCGATTCAACTGCCGGACGGCGCCGCACTCGACCGCACAAGAGATATTGCCGATCAGGTCGGCGAGATCGTTGGTCAAACTCCCGGGGTGGCCAACTATATCGCGGTGTCAGGCTTTTCATTGCTTGATGGCGCAGCTGCCTCCAACACCGCTTTTGCTATTGCGGTGTTTGAACCCTGGGATGACCGCGGTCCAGAAGAGCATCAATCTGCGATCATTCAAAATCTGAACCGTCAGTTTTATGCCATTCAAAAGGCCCAGAGTTTTGCCTTTCCCGTACCATCCTTACCGGGTGTTGGTTTAAGTGGTGGCTTCACCATGATGATTCAGGACCGCGGTGGCGTCGGACTGCAAACCCTGCAGGAAGTTTCCCAGCAATACATCAGTGATGGTAATTCCCAATCCGCCCTGACCGGGATGTATACGACCTTCCGGGCCAACGTGCCACAGCTCTTTCTCGACATCGACCGCGAGCAGGTGAAGAACCGCAATCTTTCACTTGACTCTATCTGGGATGCCCTGCAGGTCTATCTCGGCTCGTCTTACGTCAACGACTTCACCCTCTTCAATCGTGTCTTCAAAGTCTATGCACAAGCCGAGCAAGAGTTTCGGGCGGAGCCTAAAGACATTCGCGCATTAAACATTCAGGCCCCGAACGGTGAAATGGTTCCACTCGGCGGACTTCTGGATATTGATGAGATTGTCGGTCCGCAAACTATCACCCGCTACAATCTGTATCCATCGGTTAAAATCATGGGCAATGCCACTCCCGGTCACAGTTCGGGTGATGCAATGGAAGTTCTCGCCAACATGGCAGACAGGACTTTGCCTACCACCATGGGCTATGACTGGACCGATCTTTCCTATCAGCAAGCCAGCGCCTCCGGATCAACAACCATCATTTTCGCATTGGCCATTGTATTGGTCTATCTGGTGATGGCTGCCCAGTATGAAAGCTGGAGCCTGCCAATCTCCGTTGTCCTCGCTGTGCCAACCGCACTCGCCGGTGCCGTCGCCGCCAATATGATTCGCGGATACGACAACAACGTCTACACACAGATAGGAATTGTTCTCCTGATCGGATTGTCAACCAAGAGCGCGATCATGATCGTGGAGTTTGCCAAAGTACAGCGTGAGAGCGGCATGTCTCCGTTCGACGCCGCATTAAGCGCCGCGAAACTCCGTTTTCGTCCTGTCCTGATGACCGCCCTGTCCTTTATCCTCGGTGTGCTACCACTTCTCATCGCAACCGGTGCCGGCGGAGAAAGCCAACGCGCAATCGGTACTTCGGTTTTCGGCGGCATGATCGTCGCCACCGTCGTCAGCGTCATTATCGTTCCAATGCTTTATTTCATTGTCCAGACTTTGACCGAAAAAGTGACCGGTAAGAAGGTGCCGATCAATAAAGAGGCGAAGGGGTAG
- a CDS encoding ATP-dependent zinc protease family protein, translating to MDKNLMIIGWREWIELPDWGLRIRAKADTGAKSSAIDCAEIVELPNNRVRFTVRLDRKDKKRVTLEEPIMLRKRVRSSTGNGQDRIFVETTLKLGQVEKRVMVSLVCRKIMIHRMLLGRETLSGSFVVDSSVDHWATPRRLKKK from the coding sequence ATGGATAAGAACTTAATGATCATTGGTTGGCGCGAATGGATTGAGCTACCTGACTGGGGCCTTCGTATACGTGCAAAAGCCGACACGGGGGCAAAGAGCAGTGCGATTGATTGTGCTGAGATCGTTGAGCTGCCCAATAACCGTGTAAGATTCACGGTGCGTCTTGATCGCAAAGACAAGAAACGGGTGACACTGGAAGAACCAATTATGCTCCGCAAACGTGTTCGCAGCAGCACTGGGAATGGGCAGGACAGGATCTTTGTTGAAACGACCTTAAAGCTTGGTCAGGTCGAGAAACGTGTGATGGTCAGTTTGGTGTGCCGAAAGATAATGATACACCGTATGCTTCTGGGGCGCGAAACACTCAGCGGCTCCTTTGTGGTGGACAGTTCAGTCGATCACTGGGCAACGCCAAGAAGGCTTAAGAAGAAGTAG
- a CDS encoding TolC family protein — protein sequence MSFPLPLFFRVLSIALLLLPMSASAQDIFVETPVEQALPDGMLPEIQIAFVRDGNAPLLEGFQDTIESELGKLTDGRYHLVFRDDEDFSAGWDEALADDALIAALEDPDVDYIMLQGLFVLQAAMDDIELTKPATGAFLQDPTFTGVLVQDNRSLVPNLSFVMSEHSIRKDIEEFAKLVDFQTLYLAAVPAYDKDVACVASLLLDIVADHGCDVVFLPLTDDPEETLAQLPEDADAVYLFPPYLMTEDEVQPLIDGINAKNVPSFAFWGEPAVRQGVLAGDIPDVERQLARRTALNLQQIIQGVSPNDLPATFPIENRLFLNVLTAKNIGYAIPFDITYDATLINAKEAEAVGTPLTMIDAVDMALRENYELLQQEQTTIQSYGDKRLALSPLLPQVNALYSYQRIDLSQAQSGVAQGAQGTQNVGFQISQMIYNDEDIANYRIQGENYKSTTLLEEVTRLDTIQAASVAYIRFLSAQTLLDIARDNLVVTRKNLNLARIRSDVGVAGPEEVYRFEAQQASDQADVATAASQVETQQVALNQVLGAKMDAEWQPEELSLESEYFDTTSRRVVELVSTDARYDRFRLFSLQYATSRSPEIEAVAATIRGQEISLGQKRRSFYIPDATASFQYNNVVGRDGQQVFATGIPGATTPDDDTWALLLQADLPIFEGGSRVFDIVRQKAVVRGLRYSEDITRRLVQQRTLEALFSLEASYADIRFSDIAADRAQLNLDIVTEKYQAGSVNIVDLLDAQNEAFVQKQNAALAIYNFLEDLVDYMRSVNWYEFTSTMSENEDWINQAAVFIEREADESAHSGAPHAN from the coding sequence ATGAGTTTTCCACTGCCACTATTCTTCCGCGTATTATCGATTGCACTGTTGTTACTACCAATGAGTGCGAGTGCGCAGGATATCTTCGTCGAAACACCTGTGGAGCAGGCTTTACCGGATGGAATGCTGCCCGAGATTCAAATCGCATTCGTCCGTGATGGCAACGCACCATTGTTGGAAGGCTTTCAGGATACGATCGAGAGCGAGCTGGGAAAGCTGACTGATGGCCGTTATCATTTAGTCTTCCGGGATGATGAGGACTTTTCTGCCGGATGGGACGAAGCACTTGCCGATGATGCGCTCATAGCCGCATTGGAAGATCCTGATGTCGACTATATCATGTTGCAGGGCTTGTTTGTGCTTCAGGCGGCAATGGATGATATTGAGCTGACCAAGCCTGCCACTGGCGCTTTCTTGCAGGACCCGACCTTCACCGGCGTTCTCGTTCAGGATAATCGATCACTAGTGCCGAATCTATCCTTTGTCATGTCCGAACACTCCATTCGGAAGGACATCGAGGAGTTTGCCAAGCTGGTTGATTTTCAAACACTCTACCTGGCCGCTGTACCGGCCTACGACAAGGATGTTGCCTGTGTGGCGAGTCTGTTGCTCGATATTGTGGCTGACCATGGCTGTGATGTCGTCTTCCTGCCTTTGACGGACGATCCTGAAGAGACTTTGGCGCAATTGCCGGAGGACGCGGATGCGGTTTACCTCTTTCCGCCTTATTTGATGACTGAAGATGAGGTCCAGCCGTTGATTGACGGAATCAACGCAAAGAATGTGCCGAGTTTTGCTTTCTGGGGGGAACCGGCAGTTCGCCAAGGTGTGCTCGCTGGAGATATTCCGGATGTCGAACGTCAACTTGCCCGCAGAACGGCTTTGAATTTGCAACAGATCATTCAGGGAGTTTCTCCCAACGATCTCCCTGCGACATTTCCGATTGAGAATCGGCTTTTTCTCAATGTTTTAACGGCCAAAAACATTGGTTACGCGATTCCATTCGACATTACTTATGACGCAACGCTGATTAATGCGAAAGAGGCCGAAGCTGTGGGCACGCCTCTGACCATGATCGATGCTGTCGATATGGCCTTGCGCGAGAATTATGAACTGCTCCAACAGGAGCAGACGACGATCCAGAGTTACGGAGATAAGCGTCTGGCCCTTAGCCCGCTTTTGCCTCAGGTCAATGCACTCTACAGCTATCAGCGCATTGACCTGTCCCAAGCCCAGTCAGGTGTTGCTCAGGGAGCTCAAGGGACCCAGAACGTTGGCTTTCAGATCAGCCAGATGATCTACAATGATGAGGATATTGCCAACTACCGGATTCAGGGTGAAAACTACAAATCGACCACCTTGTTGGAAGAGGTTACCCGACTGGATACCATACAGGCTGCCTCCGTCGCTTACATTCGTTTTCTCTCTGCACAGACGCTGCTCGACATCGCCCGTGACAATCTGGTTGTAACTAGGAAGAACCTCAATCTCGCTCGTATCCGCTCCGATGTTGGTGTGGCTGGACCTGAGGAGGTCTATCGCTTTGAAGCGCAGCAGGCAAGTGATCAAGCTGACGTTGCCACTGCTGCGTCTCAGGTCGAAACCCAACAGGTTGCACTTAATCAAGTGCTCGGCGCCAAGATGGATGCAGAGTGGCAACCCGAGGAGCTCAGTCTGGAATCGGAATACTTCGATACAACATCACGCCGTGTGGTTGAGCTGGTTTCAACTGATGCTCGCTACGATCGCTTTCGTTTGTTTTCCCTCCAATACGCGACTTCACGAAGTCCGGAAATTGAGGCGGTTGCTGCGACTATCCGGGGACAGGAAATCAGCCTCGGGCAAAAACGCCGCAGCTTTTATATCCCGGATGCTACGGCGAGCTTTCAATACAATAATGTCGTGGGTCGTGACGGGCAGCAGGTTTTCGCAACGGGTATTCCTGGAGCGACAACGCCGGATGACGACACTTGGGCTTTATTGCTTCAGGCTGACCTGCCGATCTTCGAAGGTGGAAGTCGTGTCTTCGATATCGTTCGGCAAAAAGCCGTCGTTCGTGGCTTACGCTATTCGGAAGACATTACGCGTCGTCTGGTCCAACAGCGAACACTGGAAGCCTTGTTTTCGCTGGAAGCCTCCTATGCGGATATTCGCTTCAGTGATATTGCCGCGGATCGTGCTCAACTGAATCTTGATATCGTAACGGAGAAGTATCAGGCCGGTTCAGTCAATATTGTGGATTTGCTGGATGCGCAGAACGAAGCTTTTGTTCAGAAGCAGAACGCCGCACTGGCGATTTATAATTTCCTCGAAGATCTTGTCGATTACATGCGTTCGGTTAACTGGTACGAATTCACATCGACAATGTCGGAGAACGAAGACTGGATCAATCAGGCCGCAGTGTTTATTGAACGTGAGGCAGACGAGTCAGCGCATAGTGGCGCACCCCATGCAAATTAA
- a CDS encoding efflux RND transporter periplasmic adaptor subunit, with protein sequence MSATSSRYISITTMVVAALIAGCAKRNVFQEPPPPPVTVAFPFEGNVTVFNIMTGQTDAVDMVDVRARVKGFLQTMDFDPGSIVEEGDLLFTIEPDEYEAALESAKGALSSAVAQARLAETTYQRNQQLYSNEAISELDLLATKADLDLAKGNVEQAQAAVRTAELNLGYTKIDAPITGRISRELIGVGNLVGSDGNTTLTTIVKMEPMYVYFTVDERMMLNFSKSGVRPRDTPEDSPQVSLVLADGAVYPQEGYVDFADNRINPQTGTLEARAVFPNPDYVLLPGLFANVRFAEIKEKAIVVPDAVVQRDLAGDYVLVVGGDDVVERRGVKKGPLVEEGRIINEGLKASDRIVVAGLQRARPGAKVTPQEQGAQKQ encoded by the coding sequence ATGTCTGCCACGAGTTCCCGTTATATTTCAATTACTACTATGGTTGTGGCTGCGCTGATTGCTGGCTGTGCAAAGCGCAACGTGTTTCAGGAGCCGCCTCCGCCACCCGTAACGGTTGCTTTCCCTTTTGAAGGCAATGTCACCGTCTTTAATATCATGACCGGGCAGACTGACGCTGTGGACATGGTTGATGTCCGGGCCCGGGTGAAGGGATTTCTTCAGACGATGGACTTTGATCCCGGCAGCATCGTTGAAGAAGGAGATTTACTTTTCACCATAGAGCCCGACGAGTATGAGGCCGCACTTGAATCAGCCAAGGGAGCCCTCTCCAGTGCGGTTGCCCAGGCCCGCCTGGCCGAAACAACTTATCAGAGGAATCAGCAGCTGTATTCCAATGAAGCCATATCGGAACTGGATCTTCTCGCAACGAAGGCAGATTTGGATCTGGCCAAGGGGAACGTCGAACAAGCACAGGCTGCGGTCAGAACTGCGGAATTGAATTTAGGCTACACGAAAATCGACGCCCCCATCACAGGTCGCATCTCGCGAGAGCTGATTGGCGTGGGCAATCTGGTTGGTTCCGATGGAAACACAACTCTGACGACCATCGTCAAGATGGAGCCAATGTATGTCTACTTTACGGTCGATGAACGCATGATGCTCAACTTCAGCAAGAGTGGTGTGCGCCCGAGGGATACCCCTGAGGATTCGCCGCAAGTTTCACTCGTCCTGGCCGATGGTGCAGTTTACCCGCAGGAGGGCTACGTTGACTTTGCCGACAATCGTATCAACCCGCAGACAGGAACGCTTGAAGCACGCGCGGTTTTCCCGAATCCTGATTATGTTTTGCTTCCCGGTCTCTTTGCCAACGTGCGCTTCGCCGAAATCAAAGAGAAAGCCATCGTGGTGCCGGACGCTGTAGTCCAACGCGACCTGGCAGGAGACTATGTGCTGGTTGTGGGAGGAGATGACGTCGTGGAGCGCCGGGGCGTGAAAAAAGGACCTCTGGTTGAAGAAGGCCGTATTATAAATGAAGGCTTGAAAGCCAGTGACCGGATTGTCGTTGCAGGACTGCAAAGAGCGAGACCCGGAGCCAAGGTCACGCCTCAGGAACAGGGAGCGCAAAAGCAGTAG